From the genome of Haemophilus parainfluenzae, one region includes:
- a CDS encoding lipoprotein, whose protein sequence is MKKILLTTFALVVLSGCAHRQTADEQQALENPSIQQGQHQVLQPEDRIVRPDIYTDYQPERTEVLREGRYTLINFSPEEGQKYLLDQSVSVNMLGKKKRALTATVEQGLRTTLKDTGLSLCHGFGQNEPTLSTLYSRPLPKVHYQFGPMALRDALQMLAGPAYEITINDVSRTVCFKLRPAVPERATGEKPKVETTTTTTTTTEIIEE, encoded by the coding sequence ATGAAAAAAATTCTATTAACCACGTTTGCATTGGTTGTGCTTTCAGGTTGTGCGCACAGACAAACAGCCGATGAACAACAAGCATTAGAAAATCCAAGTATTCAACAAGGTCAACATCAAGTCTTACAACCGGAAGATCGCATAGTCCGTCCGGATATTTACACAGACTATCAACCTGAACGTACAGAAGTGTTACGTGAAGGTCGTTATACTTTAATTAATTTTTCTCCGGAAGAAGGTCAAAAATACCTTCTTGACCAAAGTGTCTCCGTCAATATGTTAGGCAAAAAGAAACGTGCCTTGACCGCAACTGTTGAACAAGGATTACGTACCACATTAAAAGATACAGGCCTTTCACTTTGTCATGGCTTTGGTCAGAATGAACCAACACTTTCTACGCTTTATTCCCGTCCATTACCAAAAGTACATTATCAATTTGGCCCGATGGCTTTACGTGATGCCCTTCAAATGTTAGCGGGGCCGGCTTATGAAATTACTATCAATGACGTTTCTCGTACCGTTTGTTTTAAATTACGCCCAGCTGTACCGGAACGTGCTACAGGGGAAAAGCCGAAAGTAGAAACCACAACAACGACAACAACCACAACAGAAATCATCGAGGAATAA
- the traD gene encoding type IV conjugative transfer system coupling protein TraD, translating into MSQKHVLEGLLRPPVEFFPAAVHGTCAFVCCGAPWSLALNPLIGYGLGAAFAGMGIMRFRQGMEIVRYHRNLRRLPHYALTSRQIPVSKKALFLGRGFEWEPKHTQRLYDCFSANGQIYWKNGKWFKAARDYEKVHDNWLSRLTSMDSPLNPVRPLPPVGGIPVMHGVEPNERDIMLPLGDRGGHTLVFGTTGVGKTRFAEVLVTQDIHRGKTPEEREVVVFFDPKGDPDMLKRMYAEAKRAGRENEFYVFHLGHPEISARYNPVGRFGRISEVAGRISGQLSGAGNSAAFKEFAWRFVNIVSRALVEMGKRPDYVQISRFVQNIDALFLDYAKLHFDAVDKKIWPTLASVAANLDVKNLPFSMKDRPLIAVINQYILENKIFDPVLEGLSSAVRYDKTYFDKIVASLLPLLEKLTTGKTAELLSPDYTDIHDERPIFDWESIIRKRGIVYVGLDALSDATVAAAVGNSMFADLVSMAGHIYKFGVDEGLPDAFKTKSKPPKINLHCDEFNELMGDEFIPLINKGRGAGMQVTAYTQTLSDIEARIGSKAKTGQTTGNFNTLLMFRVKEPATAEFLTRQLNDVTIYQSMVTSSTTDNSNPDDGKAFTSNTGERISEKMVPMLSPAHITNLPKGQAFALLEGSTLYKLRMPLPAVDKDDVMPESLQELTAYMRKNYHISPNWWQSAFSDYAPSQDIATAFQSMSLNRAPSHAGEEMLFGDVEAPVAEDMEDEDIDQNDDTDEDDFDDTDN; encoded by the coding sequence ATGAGTCAAAAACACGTTTTAGAAGGCTTGCTTAGACCGCCTGTTGAGTTTTTCCCAGCTGCCGTCCATGGTACTTGTGCTTTTGTTTGTTGCGGTGCGCCTTGGTCGCTCGCATTAAATCCTCTTATTGGATATGGATTAGGGGCAGCTTTCGCAGGTATGGGAATTATGCGTTTTCGTCAAGGAATGGAAATTGTACGCTATCACCGAAATTTACGCAGACTCCCTCACTATGCTTTGACCAGTCGTCAAATTCCAGTAAGTAAAAAAGCCTTGTTCTTAGGACGAGGCTTTGAATGGGAGCCTAAGCATACGCAACGTCTTTATGACTGCTTCTCTGCAAATGGGCAGATTTATTGGAAAAATGGAAAGTGGTTTAAAGCCGCTCGTGATTATGAAAAAGTGCATGATAATTGGTTATCTCGACTCACTTCAATGGACTCTCCATTAAATCCAGTAAGACCGCTACCGCCAGTTGGCGGTATTCCAGTAATGCATGGTGTAGAGCCGAATGAACGCGATATTATGCTTCCATTAGGCGACCGTGGCGGTCATACCTTAGTATTTGGTACGACTGGTGTAGGGAAAACGCGTTTTGCTGAAGTGCTTGTGACACAAGATATACATCGAGGCAAAACACCTGAAGAGCGTGAAGTGGTTGTCTTTTTCGATCCGAAAGGCGACCCTGACATGTTAAAGCGAATGTATGCTGAAGCGAAACGTGCTGGGCGTGAAAATGAATTTTATGTATTTCACCTAGGCCATCCTGAAATATCTGCTCGTTATAACCCGGTTGGTCGATTTGGTCGAATTTCAGAGGTGGCAGGACGCATTTCCGGGCAATTAAGTGGTGCAGGAAATAGCGCAGCATTTAAAGAGTTTGCGTGGCGTTTTGTGAATATTGTCTCCCGTGCATTGGTTGAAATGGGAAAACGCCCGGACTATGTGCAAATCTCGCGTTTTGTACAAAATATTGATGCACTTTTCTTAGACTACGCCAAACTTCATTTCGATGCTGTCGATAAGAAAATATGGCCAACGTTGGCTTCGGTTGCGGCTAACTTAGATGTAAAAAATTTACCGTTCTCGATGAAAGATAGACCGCTGATTGCTGTTATTAACCAATACATTTTAGAAAATAAGATTTTTGACCCAGTGCTTGAAGGATTATCAAGTGCGGTACGTTACGATAAAACCTATTTTGATAAAATTGTGGCATCGCTTTTACCGTTACTTGAAAAACTCACTACAGGTAAAACTGCAGAGCTTCTCTCGCCTGATTACACTGATATTCATGATGAGCGCCCTATCTTTGATTGGGAATCTATTATTCGTAAAAGAGGGATTGTTTACGTTGGTTTAGACGCGCTATCTGATGCGACTGTCGCTGCAGCTGTGGGTAATAGTATGTTTGCTGATTTGGTATCAATGGCTGGTCATATTTATAAATTTGGCGTAGATGAGGGGTTGCCGGATGCATTTAAAACTAAAAGCAAACCGCCTAAAATCAACCTTCATTGCGATGAGTTTAATGAATTAATGGGGGATGAATTCATTCCACTGATCAATAAAGGTCGTGGTGCGGGAATGCAGGTAACAGCCTATACTCAAACACTTTCAGATATTGAAGCTCGTATTGGAAGTAAAGCGAAAACGGGACAAACAACAGGTAACTTCAATACACTTTTAATGTTCCGGGTAAAAGAGCCGGCCACTGCAGAGTTTTTAACGCGTCAGCTCAACGATGTCACAATTTATCAAAGCATGGTGACATCAAGTACGACAGATAACAGCAATCCGGATGATGGCAAGGCGTTTACGTCTAATACTGGTGAACGTATTTCTGAAAAAATGGTGCCAATGTTATCGCCAGCACATATTACAAATCTACCAAAAGGTCAGGCATTTGCTCTTCTTGAAGGAAGTACGCTTTATAAATTAAGAATGCCTTTACCTGCGGTTGATAAAGATGATGTGATGCCGGAATCACTTCAAGAATTGACGGCTTATATGCGCAAAAACTACCATATTTCTCCAAATTGGTGGCAATCTGCATTTTCTGATTATGCGCCAAGTCAAGATATAGCAACCGCTTTTCAGTCAATGTCATTAAATCGAGCGCCTTCACACGCAGGAGAAGAAATGCTTTTCGGGGATGTTGAAGCTCCAGTTGCTGAAGATATGGAAGATGAAGATATTGATCAGAATGATGATACAGATGAGGATGATTTTGATGACACAGATAATTAA
- a CDS encoding integrating conjugative element protein, protein MQYKSFFLSLICLGVVTQAQAELKVIGDFGGESAVRFYEALQPDESMVQAYPNSVPSTLTEADILPVISHRMTPGQIQPVRMNLPGMLPIFLIGTDNLSKNWLHANYNYLKKIGAMGLVVSVKTTNELSELRQLAPDLTLMPTPGDDLASRLNLAHYPALLTSEGLSQ, encoded by the coding sequence ATGCAGTATAAATCCTTTTTTCTTTCCTTGATCTGTTTAGGTGTTGTGACTCAAGCTCAAGCTGAATTAAAAGTTATTGGGGATTTTGGCGGAGAAAGTGCAGTCCGTTTTTATGAAGCATTGCAACCGGACGAATCAATGGTTCAAGCCTACCCTAACAGCGTTCCTTCAACATTGACCGAAGCGGATATTTTACCTGTTATCTCACATAGAATGACACCGGGCCAAATACAACCAGTTCGAATGAATCTTCCTGGAATGTTACCTATTTTTCTTATTGGAACAGATAACTTATCTAAAAATTGGCTACACGCTAATTATAATTACCTTAAAAAAATTGGAGCAATGGGACTTGTAGTAAGCGTTAAAACAACAAACGAATTAAGTGAGTTACGCCAATTAGCACCGGATTTAACCTTAATGCCAACGCCAGGGGATGACTTAGCTTCAAGATTGAATCTTGCTCACTACCCTGCTTTATTGACTTCAGAAGGATTGTCGCAATGA
- a CDS encoding TIGR03759 family integrating conjugative element protein, with protein MNHVKKISYVAMILGMFSTAVFAEVTAANTLATQSLNQQNLVTNKLNQQELLAKSQEWGLTEQEWQRYQELNQGARGIWSPGLDPLTSLGVESRNEQERERYARLLAKKMHDRMERELQFQRTYDRVFAEMYPNEQPFKVEPHISERFGRVIYFTRLENCDKCEANADRVLQYVNDKTPIDIYFVGVKNNEQIYNWAKKHNIDPNKVNRKLITLNHDNGAWLQYADGKMPAAFQIQQDGQWQQIVY; from the coding sequence ATGAATCATGTCAAAAAAATATCCTATGTAGCGATGATATTAGGGATGTTTTCTACTGCTGTATTTGCTGAAGTCACTGCGGCTAATACACTTGCTACTCAATCCCTCAATCAACAAAACTTGGTGACAAATAAATTAAATCAACAAGAGTTATTAGCTAAGTCTCAAGAGTGGGGTTTAACTGAGCAAGAATGGCAACGCTACCAAGAGCTAAATCAAGGTGCTCGTGGTATATGGTCGCCAGGTCTTGACCCTTTAACCTCGCTTGGTGTGGAGTCTCGAAATGAGCAGGAAAGAGAGCGTTATGCTCGACTACTGGCAAAAAAAATGCACGACCGCATGGAGCGAGAGCTGCAGTTCCAACGCACTTATGATCGCGTATTTGCTGAAATGTATCCAAATGAGCAACCATTTAAGGTTGAACCTCATATTTCAGAGCGGTTTGGACGGGTGATTTATTTTACTCGCCTAGAAAATTGTGACAAATGTGAAGCGAATGCTGATCGTGTATTGCAATATGTGAATGATAAAACGCCTATAGATATTTATTTTGTTGGCGTGAAGAATAATGAGCAAATCTATAATTGGGCGAAAAAACATAACATCGACCCAAATAAAGTGAATAGAAAATTAATTACCCTTAATCATGATAATGGAGCCTGGTTACAGTATGCAGATGGCAAAATGCCTGCTGCATTCCAAATTCAACAGGATGGGCAATGGCAACAAATCGTCTATTAA
- a CDS encoding transglycosylase SLT domain-containing protein, whose translation MATNRLLKIVFSLIGLGVATHSVAFNGFGTDIDGYIKDASNRYQVDEAMLRGLVKIEDGWYGNVSPTGATGVGQFTRGTWNWLATTDEGRALGMTMITRYNRDTPFDPRKNNRINTLATALYARWHINQFFERGIKPSHENLYLAHNIGIDGLHRALQGRATREDILNMKRNGMKKGMSVQGFLVYQSERFNVSKQIANFQRSSASPRYQIENKPLPTNLHWVSPTETAMRWVEPASNQTNQQAIRWQNPTN comes from the coding sequence ATGGCAACAAATCGTCTATTAAAAATCGTATTTAGCTTAATCGGTCTTGGAGTTGCGACTCACTCCGTTGCATTTAATGGCTTTGGAACTGATATTGATGGCTATATTAAAGATGCATCTAATCGCTACCAGGTCGATGAAGCGATGTTACGTGGTTTAGTGAAAATTGAAGATGGGTGGTATGGAAATGTTTCCCCAACCGGGGCAACCGGTGTGGGGCAATTTACCCGGGGCACTTGGAATTGGCTTGCCACAACAGATGAGGGGCGAGCTTTAGGGATGACAATGATCACTCGTTATAATCGAGATACGCCTTTTGACCCGCGCAAAAATAATCGGATAAACACTTTAGCAACCGCACTTTATGCGAGATGGCATATCAATCAGTTTTTTGAGCGGGGCATAAAACCATCCCATGAAAATTTATATCTTGCTCATAATATCGGTATAGATGGTTTACATCGAGCGCTACAAGGTAGAGCAACACGTGAAGATATTCTAAATATGAAGCGCAACGGGATGAAAAAAGGAATGTCGGTACAAGGCTTTCTTGTTTATCAAAGTGAGCGTTTTAATGTCAGTAAACAAATAGCCAATTTCCAGCGTTCTTCCGCTTCACCTCGTTATCAGATTGAGAATAAACCATTGCCAACTAATTTACACTGGGTTTCACCAACAGAAACCGCTATGCGTTGGGTTGAGCCAGCGTCAAATCAAACCAACCAACAAGCTATTCGTTGGCAAAATCCAACCAATTAA
- a CDS encoding TIGR03750 family conjugal transfer protein: protein MSSDKEQTIPFLPTRLNRESSVYGGLSVSEFMLAAAMGFILGAVLGLLCCFALGFDFWLLIPSLAMLFCILSVVIGKVIIARLKRGKPEAYLNRMIEVKLDGILGGNRFISRQGTWAIRRVKK, encoded by the coding sequence ATGTCAAGTGATAAAGAGCAAACGATCCCCTTTCTTCCTACTCGATTAAATCGTGAATCGAGTGTGTATGGCGGGTTATCTGTAAGTGAATTTATGTTGGCTGCAGCAATGGGATTTATCTTAGGTGCAGTGCTTGGCCTCCTTTGTTGTTTTGCCTTAGGCTTTGATTTTTGGTTGTTAATTCCGTCTCTCGCCATGTTGTTTTGCATTCTTTCTGTGGTGATTGGCAAAGTGATTATTGCGCGCCTTAAACGAGGTAAGCCGGAAGCCTACTTGAATCGAATGATTGAGGTTAAATTAGATGGAATATTAGGGGGGAATCGCTTTATCTCCCGTCAAGGCACTTGGGCTATTCGCCGAGTTAAAAAATAA
- a CDS encoding STY4534 family ICE replication protein codes for MSTQNAQPKYFNLHTSGIGYLSDIREIKPKKGDAFWACRIAALTGSSDSPEYRFFDMNVSGEETVNLIKRCQEAVEAKKKVLVSFVMSDLWYDTFTYSKDSEYHKKGDTGVSIKGRLYRINFIKVDGELKYQAKRQDEQGND; via the coding sequence ATGTCTACTCAAAACGCACAACCAAAATATTTCAATCTTCATACTTCTGGCATTGGTTATTTAAGCGATATTCGCGAAATCAAGCCGAAAAAAGGAGATGCATTTTGGGCTTGTCGAATTGCTGCTCTTACAGGTTCTTCCGATTCTCCGGAATATCGTTTTTTTGATATGAACGTATCCGGTGAAGAAACTGTAAATTTAATCAAACGCTGTCAAGAAGCTGTTGAAGCTAAGAAAAAAGTCTTAGTTTCCTTTGTAATGAGTGATTTGTGGTATGACACATTCACTTATTCAAAAGACAGTGAATATCACAAAAAAGGTGATACTGGCGTGTCGATTAAAGGACGACTCTACCGTATTAACTTTATTAAAGTTGATGGTGAGTTGAAATATCAAGCAAAACGCCAAGATGAGCAAGGGAATGACTAA
- a CDS encoding TIGR03747 family integrating conjugative element membrane protein, producing the protein MAEQQVKKKKKGLFYYINAVLAALLGSLILSIILEWLGIAFLWPEEGHLHSQKMMLTELGWLSDSLTRGLFYHSPKELAEGLILSLHEWLFVKTGVKDWLANPREHSGVGLWVYHYGRAYIESVIYVFITFVIRLVVIVFTSPLFLLAAFAGFTEGLMMRDRRKFGAGRESSFLYHHARRLIGPIMLSAWVLYLSIPISIYPNIILVPAAFLFGLSICVTAASFKKYL; encoded by the coding sequence ATGGCAGAACAACAAGTCAAAAAAAAGAAAAAGGGTCTTTTTTACTACATTAATGCGGTATTAGCCGCCTTATTGGGTTCCCTGATTTTGAGTATTATTCTTGAATGGTTAGGTATTGCATTTTTATGGCCTGAAGAAGGTCATTTACACAGTCAAAAAATGATGCTAACTGAGCTTGGATGGCTTTCTGATAGTCTAACGAGAGGTCTTTTCTATCATTCTCCAAAAGAGCTGGCTGAAGGTCTTATTTTGTCATTACATGAATGGCTTTTTGTGAAAACAGGTGTAAAAGATTGGTTAGCCAACCCTCGTGAGCATAGTGGCGTAGGTTTGTGGGTGTATCATTATGGGCGAGCTTATATTGAGTCAGTGATTTATGTTTTTATCACCTTTGTTATTCGACTTGTAGTGATTGTTTTTACTTCCCCACTCTTTTTGTTAGCCGCATTTGCGGGCTTTACTGAAGGGTTAATGATGCGTGACCGTCGCAAATTTGGTGCGGGCAGAGAATCTAGTTTTCTTTATCATCATGCACGTCGATTAATTGGCCCGATTATGTTGTCGGCATGGGTATTGTATCTTTCTATCCCAATTTCTATTTACCCGAATATAATTTTGGTGCCAGCTGCATTTCTATTTGGACTATCCATCTGTGTAACGGCAGCGAGCTTTAAAAAATACCTTTAA
- a CDS encoding DUF3262 family protein → MSNANFPSVSPLDSFYAVSGLDPLKLKIMLAIILIAVLLLAYMWSTNHGYKGMVNDGDIWSFFKLILWGAALIICVVSFFI, encoded by the coding sequence ATGAGTAACGCTAATTTCCCTTCTGTTTCACCGTTAGACAGCTTTTATGCTGTAAGTGGTTTAGATCCGCTAAAACTGAAAATCATGTTGGCCATTATTTTGATTGCCGTATTACTACTTGCGTATATGTGGTCAACTAATCATGGCTACAAAGGCATGGTGAATGATGGTGACATTTGGTCATTCTTTAAACTGATTCTATGGGGCGCAGCATTAATTATATGTGTTGTCAGCTTTTTTATTTAA
- a CDS encoding DUF2976 domain-containing protein — translation MKLIKSFFQNVSSRFLAVVTLLWLSVENAFATGGGNGINASKIPDFKIPGVDSNTKDPMEIIYLVAKSLATLFAILFAAWSIMTVVKALIKTYNAATDENDKKGWGPFIIALILGFILIFFSLWLVKLAIGLF, via the coding sequence ATGAAGTTGATTAAATCCTTCTTTCAGAATGTTTCAAGTCGTTTTCTTGCGGTAGTAACTTTACTTTGGTTATCCGTTGAAAATGCATTTGCTACAGGCGGTGGTAATGGTATCAATGCCTCTAAAATCCCTGATTTTAAAATCCCAGGCGTAGATAGCAATACCAAAGACCCGATGGAAATTATCTATCTTGTTGCTAAATCATTGGCAACCCTGTTTGCAATTTTATTTGCAGCATGGTCAATCATGACAGTGGTTAAAGCATTAATTAAAACCTATAACGCAGCGACTGACGAAAATGACAAAAAAGGATGGGGCCCATTTATTATCGCTCTTATTCTTGGTTTCATTTTAATTTTCTTCAGCCTCTGGTTGGTGAAATTGGCTATCGGTCTGTTTTAA
- a CDS encoding PFL_4703 family integrating conjugative element protein — MKDLKGIVHQKNREIMTGRIAIGALLVICLVLCAIIFTAPSRLMIYNPPDLRAGSQRPWWEVPKSTVYAFAYQTFQQLNRWMENGEEEYKLNIERNKAFITPSCQEFLKKDYYDRLSNGELRERARGVYEIVGRGFKDNSVIVHSPDSWTVNLDLSVDEYFKDEPVKRVLTRFPVNIVRMETDLQNNPWGLGFNCYSSIPLRLEAKEFREGDNQ; from the coding sequence ATGAAAGACTTAAAAGGGATTGTTCATCAAAAAAATCGCGAAATCATGACCGGGCGAATTGCTATCGGTGCATTGCTTGTGATTTGTTTGGTGCTATGTGCCATTATTTTTACCGCGCCAAGTCGGTTAATGATTTATAACCCACCGGATTTACGTGCGGGAAGTCAACGCCCTTGGTGGGAAGTGCCAAAATCAACCGTTTATGCCTTTGCTTATCAAACCTTCCAGCAGTTAAACCGCTGGATGGAGAATGGCGAGGAAGAATACAAATTAAATATTGAAAGAAATAAAGCCTTTATTACGCCAAGTTGCCAAGAATTTTTGAAGAAAGACTACTATGACCGTTTATCTAACGGTGAATTACGGGAACGTGCACGTGGTGTTTATGAAATTGTGGGACGTGGATTTAAAGATAATAGTGTGATTGTTCATAGCCCCGATAGCTGGACGGTTAATCTTGATTTAAGTGTAGATGAGTATTTCAAAGATGAACCAGTAAAACGTGTTTTAACCCGCTTCCCGGTCAATATCGTGCGCATGGAAACAGATTTACAGAACAATCCTTGGGGATTGGGATTTAACTGCTACAGCTCAATTCCATTACGTT
- a CDS encoding TraX family protein has protein sequence MPYLTSSQTECLKWLALITMIIDHIGVAFSNAYPALSWCRVIGRFSYVAFGFIIALNLSRDNVNFKSYFTWMIATAFLSEISFTLFEPNYDRLNVLFQFLSVIGVIWVYKNRQDLNSWVMFFGLGFFIILSALSDYGLPGLSYCIGCYLFLQTKDTQYRLITMLTCVLLALFVNHSFIDNFGETIVETVSVVAVVIGTIIFILHPKGLRQCNLSISRMPKAFFYLFYPVHLTIIVGIKYIFIS, from the coding sequence ATGCCTTATTTAACCTCTTCTCAAACTGAATGTCTAAAATGGTTAGCACTCATTACAATGATTATCGATCATATTGGTGTAGCCTTTTCAAATGCTTACCCTGCTCTATCCTGGTGCCGGGTGATTGGTCGATTTTCCTACGTGGCGTTTGGATTTATCATCGCGCTTAATTTATCTCGAGATAACGTGAACTTTAAAAGTTATTTCACTTGGATGATAGCAACCGCATTTTTATCTGAAATCAGTTTTACGCTTTTCGAGCCTAATTATGACCGTTTAAATGTCCTATTTCAGTTTTTGTCTGTAATCGGGGTAATATGGGTATATAAAAACCGTCAAGACTTAAATAGCTGGGTCATGTTTTTTGGATTGGGCTTTTTTATTATTCTTTCCGCACTCTCTGATTATGGTTTACCTGGGCTTTCATATTGCATTGGTTGTTACCTATTTTTGCAAACAAAAGATACTCAATATCGTCTTATTACGATGCTAACCTGTGTATTGCTCGCACTTTTCGTCAATCACAGTTTTATTGATAATTTCGGGGAAACTATTGTTGAAACAGTTAGTGTCGTCGCTGTTGTAATTGGTACAATAATATTTATTCTTCACCCTAAAGGCCTTCGTCAATGTAATCTCTCAATCTCTCGTATGCCTAAGGCTTTCTTTTACCTTTTTTACCCAGTTCATTTAACAATTATTGTTGGAATAAAATATATTTTTATCAGCTAA
- a CDS encoding DUF3560 domain-containing protein: protein MNTYAKLCPNVFVAKCPDTHQKGDVIILTSKYGKETEVEIHNLVKTSEDAYFYSFTRCDGVNSQVRAEQKAERYQNAANNALKRSEQYCEAANEGREFLRLGEPIKIGHHSEKRHRALIERNARRMDKSIEEMRKAESYDGKIAYWEQMAGKIDLSMPESLEFFKFELEKAKEKHQELKDKPELRTHAFSLTYAKKAVNELEKKVKLAELLWA from the coding sequence ATGAATACTTACGCTAAATTGTGCCCTAATGTTTTTGTTGCTAAATGTCCTGATACTCACCAAAAAGGTGACGTTATCATCTTAACCAGTAAATACGGTAAAGAGACTGAAGTGGAGATTCATAATCTCGTAAAAACCTCTGAGGATGCGTATTTTTATTCCTTCACCCGGTGTGATGGAGTGAATAGTCAAGTTCGTGCAGAACAAAAAGCTGAGCGTTATCAAAACGCAGCTAATAATGCATTAAAACGCAGTGAACAATATTGTGAAGCTGCTAATGAAGGCCGTGAATTTCTTCGCTTGGGGGAACCGATTAAAATCGGTCATCATAGCGAAAAACGTCATAGAGCCTTGATTGAACGTAATGCAAGACGCATGGATAAGTCTATTGAAGAAATGCGTAAAGCAGAAAGTTATGACGGTAAAATCGCTTATTGGGAACAGATGGCAGGGAAAATTGATTTATCCATGCCGGAAAGTCTTGAGTTCTTTAAGTTTGAATTGGAAAAAGCCAAAGAAAAACACCAAGAGCTTAAAGATAAACCTGAATTGCGAACACATGCTTTTTCTCTCACTTATGCTAAAAAAGCAGTCAATGAGCTTGAGAAAAAAGTAAAATTAGCCGAATTACTTTGGGCGTAA
- the radC gene encoding RadC family protein, producing MFELNEQQQAILEQAQVILTKVMEKKPFYQGAQEFTEPSIAKLYFQTIIGNEERENFVVLFLDRIHRLIKSEVMFQGSVSEISVSIREIIRQALKLNASAIIIGHNHPTGNVEPSDADKYITKRLKEACELMEIKLLDHFIVSGSASFCFTDNHLI from the coding sequence ATGTTTGAATTAAACGAGCAACAACAAGCTATTTTAGAACAGGCACAGGTTATTTTAACTAAAGTGATGGAAAAAAAGCCCTTTTACCAAGGTGCACAGGAATTTACTGAGCCATCCATAGCTAAACTCTATTTTCAAACCATTATAGGTAATGAAGAAAGAGAAAATTTCGTGGTACTTTTCTTGGATAGAATCCACAGATTGATTAAATCTGAGGTGATGTTTCAAGGATCTGTTTCAGAAATTTCTGTGTCGATTCGGGAGATTATTCGACAGGCATTAAAGCTAAATGCATCAGCAATTATCATTGGGCACAATCATCCAACTGGAAATGTTGAGCCTAGTGATGCTGACAAATATATAACCAAGAGATTAAAGGAAGCTTGTGAATTAATGGAAATTAAATTACTTGATCACTTTATCGTTTCTGGTTCTGCGTCTTTTTGCTTTACTGATAATCATCTTATTTAG
- a CDS encoding RAQPRD family integrative conjugative element protein, which translates to MTKNIFSLSLAIGLLFGAISAQATEQEHLAQAIKQLDAAKLSLQRAAASAKVSAKSREYFDYASAHQDIATVQAGIKQYINPSRAIPRNPKAIRNLKEDYLNLRSQ; encoded by the coding sequence GTGACTAAAAATATTTTCAGTTTATCTCTAGCAATAGGGTTATTGTTTGGCGCTATAAGTGCTCAAGCAACAGAGCAAGAGCATTTAGCGCAAGCAATTAAACAGTTGGATGCAGCAAAACTCTCATTACAGCGAGCAGCTGCAAGTGCAAAGGTTTCTGCGAAAAGTCGAGAATATTTTGATTACGCTTCAGCACATCAAGATATTGCTACGGTACAGGCAGGGATTAAACAATATATTAACCCTTCCCGGGCTATTCCTAGAAATCCTAAAGCTATTCGTAACTTAAAAGAAGATTATCTTAATCTTCGGAGTCAATAG